From a region of the Candidatus Jettenia caeni genome:
- a CDS encoding ABC transporter permease component — MNFIFTPFKIIGNYLHKFIRELGSMTCFLARSIFWMFFSPYLIRRIIKQIYFIGVKSTSVVVLTGSFTGMVLALQTYYALVKFGAETSLGPVVALSLIRELGPVISALMVTGCAGSALTAEIGIMRITEQIDALDAMALNPYKYLIIPNLLAGIISLPLLNAIFVVVGIFGGYAVGVGLMSISGGTYFGGIRDFVTMKDIIEGFYKSLSFGILITWIGCYKGYFTGYGAEGVSKATTQAVVLSSVMILVWDYFMTSLLVA, encoded by the coding sequence ATGAATTTTATCTTTACCCCATTTAAGATTATCGGAAATTACCTCCATAAATTCATAAGGGAATTAGGAAGCATGACGTGCTTCCTCGCACGATCCATATTCTGGATGTTCTTCTCCCCTTACTTAATACGGAGAATTATTAAGCAAATTTATTTTATCGGTGTAAAAAGTACTTCCGTTGTTGTTTTGACAGGTTCATTTACCGGGATGGTTTTGGCATTGCAAACGTATTATGCCTTAGTGAAATTCGGTGCTGAAACCAGTTTAGGCCCTGTCGTAGCCTTATCGTTGATCAGAGAACTAGGACCGGTTATCTCTGCTTTGATGGTTACCGGATGTGCGGGCTCTGCGCTAACGGCGGAGATTGGCATTATGAGAATAACCGAACAAATTGATGCGCTTGACGCTATGGCCTTAAATCCTTATAAATATCTCATTATTCCTAATTTACTTGCAGGCATAATATCTCTTCCTCTCTTAAATGCTATTTTTGTTGTGGTTGGCATTTTTGGAGGATATGCTGTGGGCGTAGGGCTTATGAGTATATCAGGGGGAACCTATTTTGGTGGAATTAGGGATTTCGTTACCATGAAGGATATCATCGAGGGTTTCTATAAGTCCCTGAGTTTTGGTATCTTGATAACATGGATAGGCTGTTATAAGGGATATTTTACCGGATACGGGGCAGAAGGTGTAAGCAAGGCAACTACACAGGCGGTAGTGCTTTCTTCGGTTATGATTCTGGTATGGGATTATTTTATGACGTCTTTATTAGTTGCTTAG
- a CDS encoding ABC transporter ATP-binding component, with amino-acid sequence MIKVIDLYKSFNGRKVLQGINLEVEKGQILALIGGSGTGKSVLLKLVIGLIKPDEGKILLDNQDISRLRGKSLKQLKERFGVVFQGGALFDSLTVFENVAFPLEEKTKMKASQIRNAVFHELARVGLTGEENKYPAQISGGMRKRVALARCLVMHPEIVLFDEPTTGLDPLIGKAVHNLIRTCQKNLNFTAIIVTHEVPEIFSMVDRVAMLYDGKILAAGTPEEIKGSKDPVIHQFIHAELEGPIVIK; translated from the coding sequence ATGATTAAAGTCATCGATTTATATAAAAGTTTTAACGGCCGTAAGGTACTTCAAGGAATTAATTTAGAAGTAGAAAAAGGACAAATCCTTGCCTTAATTGGAGGCAGTGGAACGGGAAAATCGGTACTTCTAAAGCTTGTTATTGGTTTGATAAAGCCTGATGAGGGTAAGATATTACTGGATAACCAGGATATTAGCAGGTTAAGAGGAAAGTCCCTGAAACAATTAAAAGAACGATTTGGTGTTGTTTTTCAGGGAGGCGCCCTTTTTGATTCCCTTACTGTATTTGAAAATGTTGCGTTTCCCCTTGAAGAAAAGACAAAAATGAAGGCTTCGCAAATCAGGAATGCTGTGTTTCATGAACTCGCCAGGGTAGGCCTTACCGGTGAGGAAAACAAATACCCAGCCCAGATAAGCGGCGGTATGAGAAAAAGAGTAGCCCTTGCCCGATGTCTGGTTATGCACCCTGAAATAGTCCTTTTTGATGAGCCAACAACTGGTCTTGATCCCCTTATAGGCAAAGCAGTACATAACTTGATCAGAACATGTCAGAAGAACCTTAATTTTACCGCTATTATAGTAACACATGAGGTTCCAGAAATTTTTTCTATGGTAGATCGGGTTGCTATGTTATATGATGGAAAAATACTCGCTGCAGGTACTCCGGAAGAAATAAAGGGTTCAAAAGATCCTGTAATTCATCAGTTCATTCACGCTGAATTGGAAGGCCCTATTGTTATAAAATAA
- a CDS encoding ABC transporter substrate binding component → MKKFDVEIAVGIFIFFGLLCMGYISVKFGNINLLGDHYYPVKAVFTTVKGLKKNTGVEISGVEVGKVNTIKLVNYESVVTLLIRDDVKLQEDAIASIRTKGLLGEKYVEITPGGSDTLIEPGGTLYETEPPIDLEKLIGNLVFGKIKE, encoded by the coding sequence ATGAAGAAATTCGATGTTGAAATTGCTGTTGGAATCTTTATTTTTTTTGGCCTGCTCTGTATGGGTTATATCTCTGTAAAATTTGGGAATATCAATCTTTTAGGCGATCATTATTATCCGGTAAAAGCCGTTTTTACTACGGTTAAAGGCCTTAAAAAAAATACCGGAGTAGAAATATCAGGTGTTGAAGTGGGTAAGGTTAATACTATTAAACTTGTTAATTATGAATCAGTAGTCACCTTATTGATTCGGGATGATGTAAAACTCCAGGAAGATGCTATTGCCTCTATCCGAACAAAAGGACTTCTGGGAGAGAAGTATGTAGAAATCACACCCGGAGGATCAGATACATTAATAGAACCTGGCGGTACTTTGTATGAGACAGAACCACCAATAGATTTAGAAAAATTGATAGGAAATCTCGTTTTTGGGAAAATAAAGGAGTGA